A single Cottoperca gobio chromosome 5, fCotGob3.1, whole genome shotgun sequence DNA region contains:
- the myorg gene encoding myogenesis-regulating glycosidase: MYQVVPGGAGGTITDVIPKQKHRKDTRPLVGAGVIGLVLVIAAVTAWCYYIASIRKAELLKTQLLDLNKDGYIIRNQGGSIVFRMDFRSGTLDLDSCSKEGEMLSCGRTTDRNLNFFIETVRPKDTVQCYRVRWEELVPEIPVEHAMTYTFAHWYGGAVSAIQHWPISIKGQQAPKPFVTSDIYKNRNEFGGILESYWLSSNATAIKINNSVPFHLGWNDTEKTMSFQARYNDSPFKPNPGEAPCAELSYRVCVGLDVTSIHKYMVRRYFNKPNKVPAKVMFRHPIWSTWALHKTDIDQEKVLTYAANIRKYNFNCSHLEVDDRYTRRYGEFEFDPTKFPNASAMFQKLKSDGFLTSLWIHPFVNYDSENFHTCVERGLFVREPTGRLPALVRWWNGIGGILDFTNPEARDWFSSQLRSLRSRYGVTSFKFDAGETNYLPWQFSTRTPIRDPSFFTRRYTEMAIPYNDRAELRSGYQSQNISCFFRPIDRDSVWGYELGLKSLIPTVLTISILGYQFILPDMIGGNAYLNRTDGNHVLPDRELYIRWLELIAFMPSMQFSIPPWEYDNEVVEIARKYTALHESIVAPRVLELASEVLDTGDPIIRPLWWIATGDETAYKIDSQFLIGDDLMVAPVLEPGKQERDIYLPAGRWKSYKGERFDIKEPLHLTDYPVDLDEIAYFVWV; this comes from the exons ATGTACCAAGTTGTACCGGGAGGAGCGGGAGGCACAATTACAGATGTTATCCCCAAGCAGAAGCACAGAAAGGACACTCGACCCTTAGTCGGAGCTGGGGTAATCGGCCTGGTGCTGGTAATTGCAGCAGTGACTGCATGGTGTTATTACATAGCCTCTATACGCAAAGCTGAGCTGCTTAAGACTCAGCTCCTGGATCTGAATAAAGATGGCTACATTATCCGTAACCAGGGAGGGTCTATTGTTTTCAGAATGGATTTCAG GTCAGGTACGCTGGATTTGGATTCATGCTCCAAAGAAGGGGAGATGCTTAGCTGTGGACGCACCACTGATAGAAATCTGAACTTCTTTATTGAGACAGTGCGACCCAAGGACACAGTACAATGCTACCGTGTGCGTTGGGAGGAACTGGTTCCTGAAATTCCTGTTGAGCATGCCATGACATACACTTTTGCACACTGGTATGGTGGTGCAGTGTCAGCAATTCAACACTGGCCTATTTCCATTAAGGGCCAACAGGCTCCGAAACCCTTTGTTACAAGTGACATCTACAAAAACCGCAATGAATTCGGGGGAATTTTGGAGAGTTATTGGCTTTCATCTAACGCTACGGCCATCAAGATAAATAATTCAGTGCCCTTCCACCTAGGCTGGAATGACACAGAGAAGACCATGTCCTTCCAGGCGCGATACAATGATAGTCCCTTCAAGCCAAACCCAGGAGAGGCACCATGTGCTGAACTTAGCTACAGAGTGTGCGTGGGCTTGGATGTGACATCCATACACAAGTACATGGTCCGCAGATACttcaacaaaccaaacaaagtgCCTGCCAAAGTGATGTTTCGCCATCCTATATGGTCGACCTGGGCACTACATAAGACTGACATTGACCAAGAGAAAGTCTTGACGTATGCTGCCAACATTCGCAAGTATAACTTTAACTGTAGCCACCTGGAGGTAGATGATCGCTACACCAGGCGCTACGGAGAATTCGAGTTTGACCCAACAAAGTTCCCCAATGCCTCGGCCATGTTCCAAAAGCTAAAATCAGATGGATTTCTGACATCGCTTTGGATTCACCCTTTTGTTAACTATGACTCGGAAAACTTCCATACTTGCGTAGAGAGGGGGCTGTTTGTCCGGGAGCCTACGGGACGGCTGCCAGCCTTGGTGCGCTGGTGGAATGGCATCGGCGGCATTTTGGACTTCACAAATCCAGAAGCCCGTGATTGGTTTTCTTCCCAGCTACGCTCACTGCGCTCCAGGTACGGGGTGACATCTTTTAAATTTGATGCAGGGGAGACTAACTACTTACCATGGCAATTTAGTACCAGAACTCCTATTCGGGACCCGAGTTTTTTCACAAGACGTTACACAGAAATGGCTATTCCCTATAACGATAGAGCTGAGCTGCGCAGTGGCTACCAGTCCCAGAACATATCCTGCTTCTTCAGACCAATCGACAGAGACTCTGTTTGGGGCTACGAGTTAGGGCTCAAATCTCTTATCCCCACCGTGCTCACCATCAGCATTCTCGGCTATCAGTTCATTCTACCAGACATGATCGGAGGGAATGCCTATTTGAACCGCACAGATGGAAATCATGTGTTACCCGATCGAGAACTCTATATCCGCTGGCTGGAGCTGATAGCCTTCATGCCCTCCATGCAGTTTTCTATTCCGCCATGGGAATACGACAACGAGGTGGTTGAAATTGCACGTAAATACACAGCCCTCCATGAGAGTATTGTGGCGCCCAGGGTCCTGGAGCTGGCTAGTGAGGTGCTGGACACCGGGGACCCAATCATACGGCCCCTGTGGTGGATTGCCACAGGTGATGAGACAGCCTATAAAATCGACTCACAGTTCCTGATTGGGGATGACCTCATGGTAGCCCCAGTTTTAGAGCCTGGAAAGCAAGAGCGCGACATCTACCTCCCTGCCGGCCGTTGGAAAAGCTACAAGGGGGAGAGATTTGATATCAAGGAGCCACTCCATCTCACAGACTATCCTGTAGACCTTGATGAAATTGCTTACTTTGTTTGGGTGTAG